The Apus apus isolate bApuApu2 chromosome 1, bApuApu2.pri.cur, whole genome shotgun sequence nucleotide sequence TAGTTGGCCATTCCAGAACAGAACTTCTGCACAGCCTCTTTCTCAGACGAACATACCGGGACTTCTGCAAAACCTTCTCAAGAAATATCAAGATAATTACATCAATTTTTTCATCTAGAAGCCGCTGGTGGGCCATATAAAATGTTGCCTTGAAGCTGCCACTCTTAATATACTTGTTGGTCAGTACAAATATGGTCTTTTTGCTCAGCTGAATGCTCTGGGAAAGGTTGTTAAAGACTGGCTGTCCTGGGAGCCAGTCCCTTTGTTCCAGGCATAAATTGAACTGTCTGGCTTTTTGACCTTCCAGCCTTTCAAGCAGTTCTTCCAACACCCACTCATTAACAGCTGGATCTTCATTGTCATAGGCAATAAAAGCATCGTAGCAAGCATCTGGTGAAGATAAACGCCGGTAGCCTTTCAACTTGGCAGTGCAGTAATGGTAACTATACCACACATCCCAGAAATAGCGGTGGCTCATCACTGTGAACAACATTAAGCCTAGGACAGTTGAAGCTGACAGAGCATACAGGACCAAATAGGAGGTGTCCAGTTCACAGGTATACAGGTCCAAGAAAACCAAACTCTTTCCTTTATGTGCCCCTGGGCCAGCACACGTGACGTCTGTGGCCAGAAGAGGAATAGTCACTTGAGTCTGATTGATccaccaaacaaaccacacGGCATCACAGTTGCACTTGAAAGGATTGCCATGCAAAAGTAGCATCTTTAGGTTGTTAATGACATTTTCAGGGAAGCTAGATTTCCTAATTATCTGGAGCTCATTTGAGCTGAGGTCCAAgtatttcaatttaaaagcacctctgagaaaatgttttgttagcTTTTGAATCCGATTGTTTCGTAGCATCAGTTCTTGAAGCGTTGATGAGCAATTGGACAGTTCTCGGGGAACAGTAGCCAGAAGATTATTGCTGAGGTCCAGAGTTTCTAGTTTCTTCAGATAGTGGAGCTTTCCCCAGTTGAAACTCTTCATTCGGTTATTTGTTAAGTTGAGGATCTTCAGTTCAGGAGGCATAGCTTCAAAAACACCATGAGGTAAAAAACTGAGTGAGTTGAAGGAAATATCCAGTTGTTCCAGGCTGGTCAGATTCTTGAAGAATGACAAGTATCTAGAGTTCCCATCCAtccataaaacatttaaataatttcctctgaaTTCTAAAATTTGAAGAGATTTGCTTTCCATTCCTGTGTTAATAGAGGTAGAAATCTCATTTTCATTCATCATCAGCTTCTTCAGATAAGCCAAGTTTTTCACAAAACCAAGCACTTGAGTAACTCCTTCTGccagaaaataatgtttgttATTGCTTAGGTCTAGAACTTCTAAAAGTTTTAGCTCTTGGAAAGCAGTTGAGTATAGCAAGTCAATCCTGTTGTTAGAAAAATCCAGATATTTCAACCCAGGCAAGTAGTTGAATTCACTTCCATTTAAAGTTTGACTTATTGCATTACCTGACAAGTTGAGGCATCTGAGGAAACCAAGACCATGGAAGTCTGAGGGGTTgataaaaaatatgttatttctGCTTAAATCCAGTGTTTCTCCATATTTCAGGCAGTCTTCCTTAACTGAAGATTCGTAGGAAGCAGCCTCTTTGTCTTTGGACCTGCAACTTCGTGCATACTCATCATACTTGAAATAATGCATCTCTTGTAACACGTGTCTGTTGAATTGCTCTTCTGAAATACTAGGATTAGAGTAAAATCCATAAAAGTTGCTTTCACCTGAAGAAGGAGAAATTTTATTCACTGAGAGGTCTATGAGTTTAAGAGCTGGAAATTCCTTGAACACTCTCAGGTCagcaattttaataaaattagtCCCAAGATCCAACACTGTTAGATTTCTAAGACTGCGCAATGGATCTagattttcttgtttcagtTCTTTAAAGACATAACCCCTGAGCCTCAGGGTTTCCAGGttagagagggaagaaaatgtcTTAGACAAATTTAAGGATGGAGAATACATCTTCACTTCAAAATTAAAGGACAGATCAAGCACTATGAGGTTGGGGATAAATTTCAAAAACTGAGCATCTCCAATCTCCTTTATGAGGAAATTTTGGGAGAGGTCAAGCTCTTCGAGATTCCGGATATTTTTAAACCAGCTGCTGGGTATGCTCTGAAGGGAATTACTGTGAAGTCGCAAAACTCTTAAATTTTTCAAGGAATAAAAAGCCTTTGAATGTATCTCAATTGTGTTCTTGGGACAGGGAATACAAGGATATGGGGCATTATAACAACGTGGGCAATTACCACTTAGATCAAGGATTTCTAGGTTATGAAGGGCACTGAAATCATATTCTTGAATCGCTTGAATCTTGTTATTGTAAATATACAATTCCTTCAAAGTAGATGACAAATTGGGTGGAATATGAGTTAAGTTGTTAGACTTCAGGGATAGTACTGTTAATTTTTTCAGTTCCAGAAAGGCTGTTTTTTCAATTTCAAATGAAACATTGCATGGGTTACGGTAGTAACAA carries:
- the TLR7 gene encoding toll-like receptor 7; the protein is MSNTLSFLLLFLFPLLLSGAWFLKSLPCDVKAYEDTVAVDCTSRRLMEVPRGIPENATNLTLSINHIPYINPTSFAHLENLMEIDFRCNCVPVRMGPKDHVCVMRPMIENGTFAALTRLKSLYLDGNQLLEIPQGLPATLSLLSLEANSISSIQKVNFSELGNLEALYLGQNCYYRNPCNVSFEIEKTAFLELKKLTVLSLKSNNLTHIPPNLSSTLKELYIYNNKIQAIQEYDFSALHNLEILDLSGNCPRCYNAPYPCIPCPKNTIEIHSKAFYSLKNLRVLRLHSNSLQSIPSSWFKNIRNLEELDLSQNFLIKEIGDAQFLKFIPNLIVLDLSFNFEVKMYSPSLNLSKTFSSLSNLETLRLRGYVFKELKQENLDPLRSLRNLTVLDLGTNFIKIADLRVFKEFPALKLIDLSVNKISPSSGESNFYGFYSNPSISEEQFNRHVLQEMHYFKYDEYARSCRSKDKEAASYESSVKEDCLKYGETLDLSRNNIFFINPSDFHGLGFLRCLNLSGNAISQTLNGSEFNYLPGLKYLDFSNNRIDLLYSTAFQELKLLEVLDLSNNKHYFLAEGVTQVLGFVKNLAYLKKLMMNENEISTSINTGMESKSLQILEFRGNYLNVLWMDGNSRYLSFFKNLTSLEQLDISFNSLSFLPHGVFEAMPPELKILNLTNNRMKSFNWGKLHYLKKLETLDLSNNLLATVPRELSNCSSTLQELMLRNNRIQKLTKHFLRGAFKLKYLDLSSNELQIIRKSSFPENVINNLKMLLLHGNPFKCNCDAVWFVWWINQTQVTIPLLATDVTCAGPGAHKGKSLVFLDLYTCELDTSYLVLYALSASTVLGLMLFTVMSHRYFWDVWYSYHYCTAKLKGYRRLSSPDACYDAFIAYDNEDPAVNEWVLEELLERLEGQKARQFNLCLEQRDWLPGQPVFNNLSQSIQLSKKTIFVLTNKYIKSGSFKATFYMAHQRLLDEKIDVIILIFLEKVLQKSRYVRLRKRLCRSSVLEWPTNPRSQPYFWQCLKNAIATSNTLAYNKLLQEIV